The window TGAACTCCACTactctagttttttttttcccttctctgcctttttttcccctttttcttaGTATACAACTTCACCTTTTGGATGATAAATAGGTTGTTACAAATTACAATAAGTAGTGCTAGAAATTCACAATACTACTGTCATTCAGCGGAACTTCATAAGAATCACCACTATTGGCTTCAATTTCTGACTAGTAGTGAATCTCATGCCTAAACTGGTTGGGTTAGCAGAAAAAAGAAGCATCTTTTTGGAGAAAGATGGACTGTTTGGACAAAATATGTGAGAAGAGATCTGGTGGTATATTCTTTCCTGAAAGAGAATGATTTCGTGTAAATTTCTACGAGTGAAATATTTTTCTTTAGATGTGGAAGAAGGGAATAAGAAAGGCAAAATATCTTAATATGGTCTTTTTTGGAATTTTTATTTCCAATCCAGGGATATGTTGAGATTCAAgagtatacaaaaaaaaaattacaattggTCATGCAATTATCTTACTTAAGTCTTGAGGAAGAGAGATTATATCTATGAGAGCGCGcccgagagagagagagagagcgtgAGAGAGATGAAGATGATGCTGCATTGGGCTGCTGGCTTGGCATTTGCAGCTTGAgagacttgaaattctaagaaCAATCTGAGAGAGGCCGTCAAGCTTATGAGAAAGAGTCAAAGGGAGTGGAAGAGTTTGAGACAAGATTGGAAATAGAGCACAAAGAAGTAAAGTTGAGTGTTTGAATAAGGGGAAACAAAAACCCAGTTACTCAAAAGAGACTCGGGAACTTTAATATTGAACAGCTGTAGtagtttcaaaaaaaataaaaaattgaacagCCGTAGtagtttcaaaaaaaataaaaaattgaacagCCGTAGTACAAAAGAAAAACTTTGGGGAAGAAAATAAATAGGGTCCTTTTTATTGCAAGGAAATTTATGAAAACTTAGAATCCACATTACTCTTATTTGACTAAGTGGCAGCCTAAGTTGCGCGGACTCTTCATTTTTGCTGCCGCACCCGTCTCAACGCAGTGCGGGTGTGGGATACGTCTCGGATACAGTCAACCAACTTCGGATACTTTGACCGGAGTCCATGGACaaatttggggaaaaattgagattttgatttctcaaaatgaTAGATAAAACAGAATTAAGACATGGGAAatggcataccttcaatattatagtCCGTTTGTCTCATATTTGGTGCTTCATGTTTCAGACCAAACAGAGACAAGCAAGAATTCAAGGGGTTGTGTTCTGAGTTCTGACTTCTGGTAGACAGTAGCAGCGATTTGTAATGAGAATTGGTGGAAGGCCTTGAATggctttctttttctcttttgagGGGAAGAACCAGAGAGGCGAGAGCTTGAAAGAAGAAGTTGGGGTTGTTATAGCTCTATTTTTATAATTTGAATTTTcttagccgaatccccgcacccgtatccatatCTGGATCCGCACCctcgaatcttaaaatttagattttgccGTATCGGTTACCCGCACCcaagtccgagcaacttaggcgGCAGGAAGAGACGAGATTGGTGAAATTAGCTAATAAATTTAGATAGCCAGTATGCCGTTTTTATCCTTTATTCAGAATGTTAAAATTTGTTCTTCTGATTCTTCAGAATAACTTGATCTATGAGATTGATGAATTATACCCTGAATATGTCCCCTTGGCAGTCAATTTCTTTTCTTGCTTATGTTTCCTGGGCCCTGGGGTAGATTGAAGCTACATAAACATTTGCATATACATTATATAGCTTCCAGGAGATTTTGTATTGTGACTTATAATCAATTGTTTTTCTGATTTCATGTTCGTGCTACTTAAAAGTAGCTGAAGATAATTAGGAAGGTACTGAGCAAAGTGACTTAAGTATGGGAGTGAGTGATAAAATGCCAAATCGCTGGATTAAGATGTACTGAACCAATGGTACTCCATCAGATTGAGGGATTAATAGTTTGAGAGCTTCCGTTTGTATATCCAGAAATAATTAGATAGATAGAGGTGAGGATACACCCCCTCCCAAAACAAACTAAGAAGCTTTTGATTGTATTTGATTATTTGACCAGAAAAGTTTGTGACTCATCTGGAGATGGTTGGGGTAGACATTACCAAAATGAGGTTGTGGATGCTGATGCTCTGGTGATCTAGCCTCATACATGTTTCTTAACCTAGTCATTGCAGCACATTTCCTTTGTAGAGTGCATAAGGACTCGGGTGAAAACTTGCATTATTCTACCTCTACTTATTAATGCTAGAGCATTTGTCTTTATGAGCCTGTGCTGCCTCAGTTGACTGGCGTGGCCGAGTTATTAACCTTAATCTGCAAAACTGGTGTTTGCAGCTTGCTTCATTTATATAGTATACAAGGACACAAGGGCAAAGACGGGCTAATGTAGCTCAGAATGCTTTGGTTGTTGACACTTTGAACTCTGTTCATCTTTAGTTACGTGATAACTAATATCTCTTTCAATCTTCACTACTTTGCTGCTCTCCCGCCTCACCAAAAGAGTAAATCTGTGTTTATACGGTAATCTGCGGTAGTAAATAGTTGCCTTGGTACTAAAACTCCCCCAATTTCAGGTCAAAGGTCTTTCGGGTGAAGAACTTGCTGCCCGTAATGATTTGGTTCTTGCACTGCCAGATAGAATAAATTCCATACCAGATGGCTCTGCAGCTCCACCCAAGCAATCTGGGGGAtggagagcttcaggttctcgcACGGAAATTAAATTTGATTCAGGTGATTGATAATTTCTGCCATTTGACTGATTTTCCTGTAAGTTGTTCTCTGCATGTGTATTCAGTGTTGTCAAGGGTGAAAAGCGCCCAAGGTCTGCTGGGGCTCTAAGCGTGCCACAATTAAAGCACGAGCTTCAGGAGAGAAAGACGCAATGAAGAAATAAATAGAAGTATTTATTTAGTGCAAGGAAATGTAATTACAAACACAAACCAAAAATAACTGAAAAAACTATATATTTATGTAGTAAAACATGTACATTAAGTTCAAAATCCAACTTAATCTTTTGTTTAGATGCAAAGATGCAGTTTTAAGTTTCTAATGCAGCTTAAGTGACTAGTTTTCCTATATTGAAGGTCTTATTCCTTTTCCTAAGAAGTAACATATTCACTCATAACATTTCTTTAACAATTAATGTATCTCTTTTTCAGTTATAATTATTGTTCAGTACCACCCTCTTCAAGATAGAGCCTATAGCCGATAAGGCGCACACCTGTGCTAAAGCGCTTTCTAAACGCGAACCACCTAGCCTGAGCTTCGCCTAGCTTAAGGGTTTTAATTGTGCCTAAAATGAGCCTTAACAACACAATTTATGATGAAATAAAAGTATCTTTTAATCCATCATCATTCTTGTAGGTTAGAGTTGATTATTAGATTACTTACAGAGTGTATTTGGATTACAGATGGACAATTTGACAACGAATATTTTCAACAAACCGAAGAGTCAAGTCAATTCAGGGGAGAGTATGAAATGCGGAAAATGAGACAGGCATGTGCTCTTTTGGGTAGTTTATCATGAAATTCTTTGAATGAGGCTTTTCCCCCCTTAATAGAGGTTATGTTTGCACTTCTTTGCTGCTTCCTGGACTATGTTTAAGATTTAGTTTGCACGTCACTCAGGACCAAGGTTTGGAGGTCATAGGAGAAGGCTTGGAAACTTTGAAAAACATGGCCGGCGATATGAACGAGGTTTGCTGCATTTATGGTTTCTATTTTTTATCATTCCAATTGACATAGGCACTAAAGATATCGTGCAATGCTTGCAGGAGTTGGATAGACAAGTTCCTCTGATGGATGAGATTGACACAAAGGTTGGTAACTTAACTGGTTTATGTAATACATGATATggaaagggcagcccggtgcactaagctcccgctatgcgcggggtccggggaagggccggaccacaagggtctattgtacgcatctttaccttgcatttctgcaagaggctgttttcacggctcgaacccgtgacctgctggtcacatggcagcaactttaccagttacgccaaggctccccttctatACATGATATGGAAGGAATTACAGTTAATTGATATGGTTTGACTTCTCAATAGGTGGACAGGGCAACCTCGGACTTGAAGAATACCAACGTTAGGCTTAAGCATACTGTTAACCAGGTAAACTGAATTACCGCTGTCTTCAGCTGCCGTAAGTGATCTGCACACAAGGATTACTCATGAGCTTTGTTTGTCAAACTTTGGTTGTTTCCAGCTGAGATCTAGTCGGAACTTTTGCATCGACATCATTTTGTTGTGCATTATTCTTGGAATTGCAGCCTATTTGTACAAGTGAGTTTCCAGATCATGTcttgtccttttctttttgtttcattATTTCATCTTATGTTGTCAGCACGTCATTTACATGTAATGTATTGATCCTTTTTCGTAGTTACTACTAGTATAAATATTCTAGCTAACTGGTGACTCTCATCAATTGCAGTGTCTTGAAGAAGTAAAACTCCGCTAAAGTCCTGTTGGATCGACTTGTATGTTGGCCTTCACGATCCGTTTAGTTTTTTCTGTGTGTGCATGTAAAACAAGTTAATATTGGTGATTAATTAAGCCTAGCATATTCTGCTTGCTTGTGTGTTTAACTTGTTCGAGATTGAGATGTAGTTATTGTTGTTTTCTATCTTGCTTGTGTGTTTAACTAGTTCGAGATTGAGATGTAGTTGTTGTTTATTTTCCAAGTAATGCCAATTGAACGAGATTGTCATTTTACTCTCTGCCTTCATGTTCTGTATATTTAAGTGTTCTACATTTTCAGCCATTTGGAAACTTTCGGGAAGAAGTCTTTGAAATATTTTATTGGAAAAGTACTGTGTATATGTCTCGACTTTTTGAAGACTTGATCAATGCATTTGATAGAATTTGAAAACATATTTTTCCCATATATTTAAGTACATCTATTAGTTAATTTTCCAAATTTTTACTTAAAATTTATAAAAAGAAATCAGCGACATACCTAATGTAATCTCATAAGTGAGTTTTAGTAAGGTAGAGCGTATGCAGACCTTATACCTTAGGAGGTAGAGAGCCTATCCGATAGACCCTCGGTGCAAGGAGAAAAAAACATTTCAAAGTCGGCTGGAAAAAGAAATAACGGAAGTGAAGAAGCCATGATAAAATACTACGAAAAGCTTGGCAACACATTTTGAAAAAGGAACAATAACTACAAAAAAATAGTGCAACAATCAAAGTATAAGAAATAATATATTGTAACAACAATTAAAAGAGcagaaactacaaaaaaaaatgcGACAATCAAAGTATAAGAAATAATAGATGGTAATAGCAATCAAAAGACACGAAATTACAGAGTAATATTACAATCCGAGGCAGAGATTTATatacaaagttaaaattattttttatgaatATATAGTAGATGTGGAACCCCGTTGATTTATTCTTGTGTTTAATTCTTTATATTTTAGAAATTCCCTAgtaaaaattctggctccgctCCGCCACTGATTATGACTATTAGTGTGGAAGGATAAGGGAGACAACGATCTATTACTGACTAACCTTCTACCCTTATCCATATCTTCCATGACTTAAAGGTCATGTTCTCGAAAAACTGAAATTGCGTCATATCAtgtctaaataattttataaaaagaaATATGTTGAAATAATTCAGAGCAACTTTTTTCGAGAGAGAATTACGTTTAAAAAGATTGGAGGATCGTGAATAAAAAAGTTAGCTAAAGTTTTACAAAGGCTTAATGCATGTGCAGCCCCCTAAACTTgttcttttttccattttggcacctcaactaagtgttgttctcATTGAATCTCTAAACTTGGCATCAAGTGTGTCAATCAAACACAATCTAACTTACATAacatatatggtgagtttcattttCTTTAGCCTTGCGCGTGAACATCAATCGCATCATACGTGGAAAATTCAATCAATTAAAACTCTCCACgcattttaattatacacatcattaAAATATGTGTATAACGATCTTTTTTCAAGAGCCAAGCAATTCAGCCAATCGGAAATTGAAGATCAGCCTTTTGAGATTGATTTTGAAGTTTTTTGGGATTCTGGAATAACATAATAGGATGGTGTTGCTTAATATTTTGGCTTCTTATTTTCTAGTTTTggtttcttatttttcagttttcagttttagtttccaaTTTTGTAATTTGATTAGTTTAAGTGGTGGTTCTTCACTTGTATAATACAGTAGCACACTTCTTCTTATCTGATGTGTATAACTAAAATGGGTGCGGCATTTTAATTGGTTAAATTTTCCACGTAGGATGCGATTGACATTCAATGTAagttggattgtgtttgatagacacagttgaggccaagttcaggggttcaataggaacaaaacttagttgaggtgtcaaaatggaaaaaaggaTACGTATAAGGGGCTGCATATATGTAATCCTGGGCTAAAAGGTATTCATTTATTATCCAACAATACAACAAGCCCGTCTAGCTCAGTTGGTAGAGCGCAAGGCTCTTAACCTTGTGGTCGTGGGTTCTcgagccccacggtgggcgttTTTGATATTTTTGTACTTTTCTCTTTTAGCTAAAGAATACAATAGATGAAAACTATCTATATAAATTTTTAATATTATTATTCTACTTATTATTAAGGATAATTTCAAGGACACTCATTTACATTTGGCTTCATAAAACTAAATTTTGTTTTTTGATAATTGCGGAGAAcaattttattttacattttgcATGTATGCAAAAAAATGCAATCAAGATAAAAGATCCGTTAATGAAGCTACATTCTTGCTAATTGCTGATAGTTATTTGAGGTGGATGTTGGTTTTTCCATATTCTATGAGACACATCATATCATTCACTTTGTGATTCAAATAATGTCTtaatatatactttgtatatatcAAAACTAGGAGAAATTTATTTTACATAATAAATGAAACATTCTAACAACAGTGTGACCCTTATGTGATGCTTTAAGGATAAAATACTGAAAATTAACCAAGGAGAAGAGAAGCCCACATGGTTAGAAGTTATAAGAAAGTCCAatttaattataaataatagaGTAACTGAAAAATTGGCATGGtgtaatttttttgaaataatttgTTGAACTAGACCCATTAACACCCCTAGTACTCAGCGTGCAAATAATGTTAAAGTAtaaaatttcaaatttaaaaGATTATCATGCTAAAACATATTCGATAATGTTTGTTACGTCGGGCTAAGTCACTCTTAACATGATATATACATTCAACCCTATAACACTGATTGCTTTAGGTTGATTTATATGTTTTTTCGAAAAGACTTCACATCATAAACATATCTTTATAATTTTATAAgaaaaattaatcaattttcaATGTAAAACTTTGCTTGCATATCCATTACGTTTACTACAAACATATTTTAAATCTTTTTCTTGGAGCTTAAAACTCATGAAATTTGCTTTTATGAAATCTAACTTcgaaatttatcttattttaactTCTTCTTTTCTTATAAATGCAATCTTTTCTTTTTCGAGGTACAAATGAAATCTACAAATGTATTCTATATATGGTAGCATTGGATCCCATAGATTGTATAGCAAGACAGCCCATGTGTTGGTTAGTCCCATAAAACAACGGAGATGTTTTCCTTCTGGGGAACGTGCCTTGTGTTTGGTCACTGTTTTATGTAATTGAAAAAGCCATCTgcctttttccaaaaaaaaaaaaaaaaaaaaaacaccatggATTAATTATGGAAAACACGAaacgaaaagaaaaaagaacttaTCGATTAATTACTCTTTCAGATCTCGATTTGGAGAGTTCAAATATAATGGAGTTTGTGCAAAACTATTCCagatttaattatttttgtcatCAAATTTACTTTGCAAGAATTAAACTTTAAAAAGAAGAAGGTTTTGAGCCATTCTAATCCCAGATGGTGGCCAAATTCGGAATTTTGAGGAATAATCTATGattttttgaaggaaaaaaaggagTATTATCTTCAAGTTTCAACTTAAAATAATACTTGCAATAGATTTTTTTaactaggaaaaaaaaaatcttgaacaaCAAATTAAACCACATCTAGTTATACTGAGGATACAAGAAGTTATAAAACATTAGTATAAtataagacgataccttaatcAAATGACAAATCTCGTCCCCAAACAATGATTATTACTACAATATAAGATTTTGCGTGCATAGGGGAGTGAAGAAAGGAATCTATGCGAAGTAATATTCGTACGTGGTCGGATATTATAATCAAATCTCATCCCATGCACACACTACCATATCCTTAATCATAGGTCTCAGTCCGAGTctcgaaaataaaaaaaaatcgtgctatgaagagcttcatccttcaATGGACTTTAAGTGACGCGAATTCGAATTAGTCAGAGTCCCAAATCAGGGAGGAAATCAGTAATCTCATCCTCCCGTAGCCCCAAGTCGATAATCAGCTTAATTACTAACTTACATAAATATACAAGGGGAATTTTGGGAacatattgtaacaccccgtacctttaacgaaagttttgatcacgatcctagacttagaaaatcagataaagaatgtgggaattgaaattttccttttcagttgtgatatggtggtttacgcccatgaacagtggtcgtattccaatttacgcccatgaacagtgatcgtaaactgaaaccaagaatttctgaacattctggaatttgacattttgaggtcatatggttaaatacggaccgtattccactttacggcccgtatttcaaaacgtatttggaatttgggaaaacttccttgatgaaagttgtagaactttgaaatacctttccaacggtatcctacgggggtcaaacggacatctgtgcaaagagttatggtcattttactgaagagacgcagtgcagtccgtattgcaaaatacgacccgtaaactcaaaatacgacccgtaaactgaaatacggccagtattttgctggacgtaaattGCAATTTTCCAGAacactatatattcgtccatatcagttcaactcattatttttcactccctcaaaccctagaacgacttcctactctcctccaacatcaagaacaccaaggcaagtccattctaattattccaactcaattctaacatatatccttgtaatgtaaacaagaaatcatcattcctaatctagggttttcaagaaaacccatctcaagattcaagaatcaagatttaggaaatcttctccaaaattcaagtctttaattcaagttttggagcaattaaggtatgtagaacttccatccacatgagggaatctctatgttcttccccatgcttcgtttccttgatatccatgaagttctaatcttagggcattaaacccaacatattggtagcccgtatttaagtatttatgtacatgaattttgtatctatattcgttgttgtattcctaatcttccattacggttattaggagccctagcttaatccatgaatcatgaattcttcctcatgtgttctcatcatgttcatatgaaactttatgattttattttgcaagttacaagcatgttttcaaatcaattacaaatatatgattatgaactattgtattactcataaatcaagaacatgtttacaagctatttcatgaaactatgtttacaagttatttcgtgaaatcatgattacaagacaagtacaagttaattcacgaaagtcatgggcttcttagccaactatattatgttcatgtttttgggagttgcacgaattaccgagaaggctcagatagcctaaaactatgtagccaccataggacaaggatcgctccgcccagttaggacgataccttaattttacactgaatggatctatCAGGcatgttaccaccttataccctggcaaggtataagggctctgctggtccggcgaggtaccagactccacgtatccacgtggtgatatcatgtgtcggtttatgaaatgctctccctacttatcatgtttttacttatgttatatatatacgtatgtacacatgctcatgttcatgtccaggttttcagtttcagttcttatcatgttactCCATGTCTCATGTTGTTTCtttcagttactttacataccaatacattcaatgtgctgacgtccccttttattgcccgggggcctgcatttcacgatgcaggtacggatttacaggacgacgcttctgctcattaggatttgcacgtaccatcttattggtgagccccatctcattcggggtttagacattgtatttctttatttagttttgcatctaaaggtatgctgggggccttgtcccagtaaatatgttttccagtcagactcatgatagaggtttcatagactagacaagtcagttatgtcatgtcagacatttggagtcgtatagccaatttggctcactcatgtttaaacaagtattctattaagtattatgacttaccatgttttataaaggctcatcatgcattcacgttatattccgtttatgttatgtatcatgatgattcagcaggccatgtggttcgctcggtcacatgcagtcaggcaccgagtgtcgtgttacgtccaggccatggttcggggcgtgacacatatATCCCTACGTGTAATGATACGTTAATTAGAGTTTAAGTCATCTACACAGTTAATATAAAGAACTTTTATGCAATCAGATCACTGGTGGAAAACATGTTCTCTTTGAAACATTGGAAACTTTCTAATTTTTCCGTATGAAAGTACTACCCACTAATTCAATCAAAATATCTGTGGGACTGAACCTTTTTTAGTggaaaaataatgattttttagtagtgaaataTTTTTGTGTAAACATCAAATGCTATATCTAGAGGAAGAAAGAATAATTCAGTTTGCAGTAGGATCCGAGTGCATGGAGCCAAAAGCTAGCTAGCAGTTGAATTATGTATTGTATATTGTGAGCTCATCATAATACCATATTGTGTAATAATGTCAACTACGCTCCTTATTTTAATAGTGGATTATGCTAGTGCAAGGACCACTTTAATTGAGCTGCATGCAATTGTTTTATAATGGTGAAACAAAGGATTGAAGAGAAAATGAACTCCCATCAAAGATTGCAGTGGAATGATAAGTATATCGTCTTCTCGGTCTTAATCAATTGTATTGTCTTGGGTTCAATTTGAGCCCTGAGAAAGGAATTACCTTTTGTAGAGAGCATTTTATCAAAATTAGTTTAATGTCAAAATAAACACAGTACACCGAGTAGGAAACAAAAAATTAACGGATAATTTGAACTAGGAAAATGCAATATATTGgtaagttgcaattcttctcatgtgaatatgatgaaaaaaatacattttaaaaaatatatcgaTTAAAATTCATATAATTTGAATCTCGAGAAGCAAaaaatatcatataaattgagatggagggtGTATGAGTTAATTAAATGTTGCAACCACAGGAGAGTTTGAAAAAATGGAGTGCAAGTTATTCCTTGCAATCCATTATTTCTTCGAAGTTCAAACTGTTCTATCAATATATTAGAGCACATTTCTCAAAGGCCATGATGGGTACTAGACTACGTACTGTAGTAGAATTAGGTTTTTGTATTTGCTTGACTAATTTTCAAAGGTACAACTACAAGAATCACAACATGATTGACGAAATAGGATGCGACAAACGTCTTAAATCAAAtcatttcaacaaaataaaataaaattggagACTAGTCATGTAATATCTGTCACGTCCAGCGAAAAGGAAGAATTAAAAGATTGAAAATGTGCATTAAAATTAGTGCTGCTTGAATTTTTGGGACGAGCTATgggccatacataatattttgCTAAATCTAATTCAATCATGCGAGTATATAAAACACCCAACTATTTGATGTCACAGTTATTTATTTCAAATCTGGTATAATTCTGCAGTTAGAAAAGATGATGAACTTGCCAACCAGGAAGCCAGAAAAAGCGAGTGCTGACAAATTTAAAAGAAGTTGTTATTTTCAAAAGTGCTATCATATATAAAATGAAATTGTTTTCTGAAAATGATAGCTAACAAATTTGACTGTTTTTTGTGATTATTTCTTTCTTGTAAAAAATGTGTATATGAACTTAAAATTTCTTCACATGTTCCTCTCGTACGTGTTCCAACTTTATGTCGTCCAGCTAATGAAAAATTGCCTTTCAATAGTCTATCGTAACCATCGACAACCCAATCGACGTCTACCATAGGCTTGGCGAGTTGCCTTTCTAGATTTTCTGAAGGTAATGCTAGGCCTTTGAAAACATTATATAGAGCTATATATGGTGTCTAAACTTTTTTCGCTTTATATTCAGATTATCAAGTAATTAGAgcgaagaaaaataaaaagatacaTAGTTTTTTAGTTTATCCATCCAGTGTCGAAACTAATGTCAGATTAATTTAAATTCGTGCCACGTATAATCCATACTGGAAGAAGTGCTCCCTGCTAAAGAAAATTAATTTTCAAAGTTCAGATCCAAAACCTCTTT is drawn from Lycium barbarum isolate Lr01 chromosome 8, ASM1917538v2, whole genome shotgun sequence and contains these coding sequences:
- the LOC132607102 gene encoding syntaxin-71-like; protein product: MSVIDILTRVDTICKKYDKYDIDKQKDSNISGDDAFARLYSSVESDIESALQKAETAANEKNRASVVAINAEIRRTKAKLLEEVPKLQRLAVRKVKGLSGEELAARNDLVLALPDRINSIPDGSAAPPKQSGGWRASGSRTEIKFDSDGQFDNEYFQQTEESSQFRGEYEMRKMRQDQGLEVIGEGLETLKNMAGDMNEELDRQVPLMDEIDTKVDRATSDLKNTNVRLKHTVNQLRSSRNFCIDIILLCIILGIAAYLYNVLKK